Proteins encoded within one genomic window of Humulus lupulus chromosome 1, drHumLupu1.1, whole genome shotgun sequence:
- the LOC133808041 gene encoding probable N-acetyltransferase HLS1 isoform X1, whose translation MDGEESKVSLVVRNYDQKTDIWGVEDVERRCEVGPSGELSLFTDLLGDPICRVRNSPAYRMLVAESIIGEEKEIVGMIRGCIKTVTCGKKLSRNGKNNNEATPKPVPVYTKVAYILGLRVSPLHRRMGIGLKLVRDMEEWFRENGAEYSYLATDNDNQASVNLFTDKCGYSKFRTPSILVNPVFAHRVRVSSRVTVIKLSPSDAEFLYRKRYATTEFFPRDIDSVLNNKLTLGTFLAVPRGTYTTETWPGSNRFLSIPPESWALLSVWNAKDVFTLEVRGVSRVKRTLAKTTRVLDRALPWLQLPSVPEVFKPFGLHFLYGLVGDGPRAVKFVKALCGHAHNLAKERGCGVVATEVSSHEPLRLGIPHWKRLSCAEDLWCIKRLGEDYSDGSVGDWTKSPPGLSIFVDPREI comes from the exons ATGGACGGAGAAGAGAGTAAAGTTTCATTAGTGGTGAGAAACTATGACCAAAAAACAGACATTTGGGGAGTGGAAGATGTTGAGAGGCGATGTGAGGTTGGACCTAGCGGCGAGCTCTCTCTCTTCACTGACCTTTTGGGTGACCCAATTTGCCGAGTCCGAAACTCACCTGCTTACCGTATGCTG GTAGCTGAGTCGATAATTGGGGAAGAGAAAGAGATAGTAGGAATGATCAGGGGATGCATCAAAACTGTTACTTGTGGGAAAAAGCTTTCCAGAAATGGCAAAAACAATAACGAAGCTACTCCTAAACCTGTCCCTGTTTATACCAAGGTCGCTTATATACTTGGCCTCCGGGTTTCTCCTCTCCATAG gaGGATGGGTATTGGGTTGAAACTGGTTCGTGATATGGAAGAGTGGTTCAGAGAAAATGGTGCTGAATATTCTTACTTAGCAACCGATAACGACAACCAAGCTTCCGTTAATCTCTTTACCGACAAATGTGGATACTCAAAGTTCCGTACACCATCAATACTCGTCAACCCGGTTTTCGCTCACCGGGTTCGGGTCTCCTCACGGGTCACCGTGATCAAGCTATCGCCTTCCGACGCCGAGTTCCTCTACCGGAAGCGTTACGCCACCACTGAGTTCTTCCCGCGCGACATCGACTCGGTCCTCAACAACAAGCTCACGCTGGGGACGTTTCTAGCAGTTCCACGTGGCACTTACACGACAGAGACGTGGCCCGGGTCGAACCGGTTCTTGTCGATCCCGCCCGAGTCGTGGGCGTTGCTCAGCGTGTGGAACGCCAAGGACGTGTTCACGCTTGAAGTCCGTGGCGTGTCGCGAGTGAAGCGCACGCTTGCGAAGACGACTCGGGTCCTGGATCGGGCTCTGCCCTGGCTCCAACTCCCTTCGGTGCCCGAGGTGTTCAAGCCGTTTGGGTTGCATTTCTTGTACGGATTGGTAGGCGATGGCCCACGCGCGGTTAAGTTCGTGAAAGCGCTCTGCGGTCACGCGCACAATTTGGCGAAGGAGCGTGGGTGTGGTGTAGTGGCGACGGAGGTTTCGAGCCACGAACCGCTTAGGTTAGGTATTCCGCACTGGAAGAGGCTATCGTGCGCCGAGGATTTGTGGTGCATTAAGAGACTTGGGGAAGATTATAGTGACGGGTCTGTCGGTGACTGGACCAAATCACCTCCTGGCTTGTCCATTTTTGTTGACCCCAGAGAGATCTAA
- the LOC133808041 gene encoding probable N-acetyltransferase HLS1 isoform X2, with protein sequence MGIGLKLVRDMEEWFRENGAEYSYLATDNDNQASVNLFTDKCGYSKFRTPSILVNPVFAHRVRVSSRVTVIKLSPSDAEFLYRKRYATTEFFPRDIDSVLNNKLTLGTFLAVPRGTYTTETWPGSNRFLSIPPESWALLSVWNAKDVFTLEVRGVSRVKRTLAKTTRVLDRALPWLQLPSVPEVFKPFGLHFLYGLVGDGPRAVKFVKALCGHAHNLAKERGCGVVATEVSSHEPLRLGIPHWKRLSCAEDLWCIKRLGEDYSDGSVGDWTKSPPGLSIFVDPREI encoded by the coding sequence ATGGGTATTGGGTTGAAACTGGTTCGTGATATGGAAGAGTGGTTCAGAGAAAATGGTGCTGAATATTCTTACTTAGCAACCGATAACGACAACCAAGCTTCCGTTAATCTCTTTACCGACAAATGTGGATACTCAAAGTTCCGTACACCATCAATACTCGTCAACCCGGTTTTCGCTCACCGGGTTCGGGTCTCCTCACGGGTCACCGTGATCAAGCTATCGCCTTCCGACGCCGAGTTCCTCTACCGGAAGCGTTACGCCACCACTGAGTTCTTCCCGCGCGACATCGACTCGGTCCTCAACAACAAGCTCACGCTGGGGACGTTTCTAGCAGTTCCACGTGGCACTTACACGACAGAGACGTGGCCCGGGTCGAACCGGTTCTTGTCGATCCCGCCCGAGTCGTGGGCGTTGCTCAGCGTGTGGAACGCCAAGGACGTGTTCACGCTTGAAGTCCGTGGCGTGTCGCGAGTGAAGCGCACGCTTGCGAAGACGACTCGGGTCCTGGATCGGGCTCTGCCCTGGCTCCAACTCCCTTCGGTGCCCGAGGTGTTCAAGCCGTTTGGGTTGCATTTCTTGTACGGATTGGTAGGCGATGGCCCACGCGCGGTTAAGTTCGTGAAAGCGCTCTGCGGTCACGCGCACAATTTGGCGAAGGAGCGTGGGTGTGGTGTAGTGGCGACGGAGGTTTCGAGCCACGAACCGCTTAGGTTAGGTATTCCGCACTGGAAGAGGCTATCGTGCGCCGAGGATTTGTGGTGCATTAAGAGACTTGGGGAAGATTATAGTGACGGGTCTGTCGGTGACTGGACCAAATCACCTCCTGGCTTGTCCATTTTTGTTGACCCCAGAGAGATCTAA